A genomic segment from Rahnella aceris encodes:
- a CDS encoding DUF1283 family protein — protein MNTTFKSRLTRSILPVALLVITASWQAPALAATNCAGGTCVFGGTGNDAMTNEEARQSKQQWNETQRLRAMKNQRNEKDFSKYDNSIDLRDKCQASQNINAYWEPNTERCLDRRNGRQLLAP, from the coding sequence ATGAATACAACGTTTAAATCCCGACTGACCCGCAGCATTCTGCCTGTGGCTTTGCTGGTTATAACCGCCAGCTGGCAGGCGCCTGCACTCGCGGCCACCAATTGTGCGGGCGGAACCTGTGTCTTTGGCGGTACCGGCAATGATGCCATGACCAACGAAGAAGCACGTCAGAGCAAACAGCAATGGAATGAAACCCAACGCCTGCGCGCCATGAAAAACCAGCGTAACGAGAAAGACTTCTCCAAATACGACAATTCGATTGATCTGCGCGACAAGTGTCAGGCCAGCCAAAACATCAATGCGTACTGGGAACCGAACACTGAGCGCTGCCTTGACCGTCGTAATGGCCGTCAGTTACTGGCTCCGTAA
- a CDS encoding aldo/keto reductase, translating to MEYRLLGRSGLKVSVLSLGTMTFGGQGKFAKTGQTDVEAAQRQTGLCLDAGINLFDTADVYSGGESEVILGKALGNKRHDVLVASKARFPMGEGPNDRGSSRHHILRACEASLKRLNTDYLDLYQLHEWDGLTPLEETLRALDDLVSSGKVRYVGISNFSAWHVMKTLGVADANHYIRPVSQQIHYTLQAREAEYELLPAAQDQGLGVLVWSPLAGGLLSGKYRRNQAAPEGTRHLADWGEPPVRDESALYDVVDVLVDIAEARGVSAAQIALAWLIARPQVTSVIVGARNDTQLQDNLLAADLTLNNEEIERLNQVSQLPLLYPYWHQAQTAPDRLSVADLSLIAPYLKK from the coding sequence ATGGAATACCGTCTGTTAGGCCGGTCTGGCCTGAAAGTTTCAGTTCTCAGCCTGGGTACCATGACGTTTGGTGGTCAGGGGAAATTTGCCAAAACCGGGCAAACTGACGTTGAGGCCGCACAACGCCAGACAGGATTATGTCTTGATGCCGGGATTAACCTGTTCGATACCGCCGATGTCTATTCTGGCGGTGAATCGGAAGTGATCCTCGGTAAAGCACTGGGCAACAAACGTCACGACGTGCTGGTGGCCAGTAAAGCCCGCTTTCCAATGGGTGAAGGCCCGAATGACCGTGGTTCGTCCCGTCATCATATTCTGCGCGCTTGTGAAGCCAGCCTGAAACGTCTGAACACGGATTATCTGGATTTATATCAGTTGCATGAATGGGACGGCCTGACGCCACTGGAAGAAACGCTGCGGGCGCTCGACGATCTGGTCAGCAGTGGCAAAGTGCGTTACGTCGGTATCTCTAACTTCTCCGCCTGGCACGTGATGAAAACGCTGGGCGTGGCCGACGCTAACCACTACATCCGCCCGGTCAGTCAGCAAATCCATTACACCCTGCAGGCGCGTGAAGCTGAATATGAGTTGCTGCCTGCCGCGCAGGATCAGGGGCTGGGCGTGCTGGTCTGGAGCCCGCTGGCAGGCGGCCTGCTTTCCGGTAAATATCGCCGCAATCAGGCGGCACCGGAAGGCACCCGTCATCTGGCCGACTGGGGCGAACCGCCGGTGCGTGATGAAAGTGCGCTGTACGACGTGGTCGATGTGCTGGTGGACATCGCCGAAGCCCGTGGCGTTTCTGCGGCGCAGATTGCGCTGGCCTGGCTGATTGCCCGTCCGCAGGTGACCTCGGTGATTGTCGGGGCGCGCAACGACACGCAGTTGCAGGATAACCTGCTCGCCGCTGATTTAACCCTCAATAACGAAGAAATTGAACGACTTAATCAGGTCAGCCAGTTACCTTTGTTGTATCCTTACTGGCATCAGGCGCAGACCGCACCGGATCGCTTGTCTGTAGCGGATTTATCGCTGATCGCGCCCTATCTGAAAAAGTAA
- a CDS encoding carbohydrate ABC transporter permease, whose amino-acid sequence MLTLPQREKRQAWLLLAPMLLMMFLLTAWPLARTLWLSFTDAGLIGDGSAPNWVGSENFIYALTDPDFRAALWRTLYFTVVSVVIEGIIGVLVALLLNQPFWGRSALRVLVILPWALPTIVNATLWRLNFNPDYGSINALLSQLGLIDAYRSWLGDPSSAINAVMFADIWKNYPLITLLVLAALQTIPEDLFEAARLDGASAFRRFRKITLPAIAAPLAVALVLRTIDAFKIFDIIYVMTRGGPLDSTKTISFFVYQESFSYLRAGSGAAYAILMTLICALLIMIYMVMLLRQRRSGSNE is encoded by the coding sequence GCGAGAAACGTCAGGCCTGGTTGCTGCTTGCGCCCATGCTTCTGATGATGTTCTTACTGACCGCCTGGCCGCTCGCCCGCACGTTGTGGCTCAGCTTTACGGATGCCGGGTTAATCGGCGACGGTTCTGCGCCCAACTGGGTGGGGAGCGAGAATTTCATCTATGCGCTGACGGATCCGGATTTTCGCGCCGCACTCTGGCGGACGCTCTATTTCACTGTCGTCTCAGTGGTTATTGAAGGCATCATCGGCGTGCTGGTCGCGCTGTTGCTGAACCAGCCGTTTTGGGGACGCAGCGCTCTGCGCGTGCTGGTGATTCTGCCATGGGCATTGCCGACTATCGTCAACGCCACCCTGTGGCGGCTGAACTTTAATCCCGATTACGGCAGCATTAACGCCCTGCTTTCTCAGCTCGGGCTGATTGACGCCTACCGTAGCTGGCTCGGCGATCCGTCTTCGGCGATCAATGCCGTGATGTTCGCGGATATCTGGAAAAACTATCCGCTGATCACCCTGCTGGTGCTGGCGGCGCTGCAAACCATTCCGGAAGATTTATTCGAAGCCGCACGGCTCGACGGCGCATCGGCTTTCCGCCGTTTTCGTAAAATCACCTTACCGGCGATTGCCGCACCGTTGGCCGTCGCGCTTGTCCTGCGCACCATCGACGCCTTCAAAATCTTCGACATCATTTATGTCATGACCCGTGGCGGGCCGCTCGACAGCACCAAAACCATCAGTTTCTTTGTCTATCAGGAATCGTTCAGTTATCTGCGCGCTGGCAGCGGTGCTGCGTACGCGATACTCATGACGCTGATCTGCGCACTGCTGATCATGATTTACATGGTGATGTTACTGCGTCAGCGCCGTTCAGGGAGCAACGAATGA
- a CDS encoding carbohydrate ABC transporter permease, which translates to MKQKIRLVLRYFAALMVAISILAPLLWMFLMSVSSAEDLTRIPLEWLPRHWDFNRYTRLLTLQAGTPGALFLHALGNSVLVACGATLVSLMLAIPAAYSFSRYPGRDGWLFGSLAIYMVPPVAFVLPLYFILQQLALLNTHLGLILVYCSMILPFLTWMLKNQFDALPVDIEQASRLDGLRYWQVLLRITLPLAKPALGASAMFGWLLAWDEFFYALLFTNNIDAQTLPVTIAGFTAGRATDDGLIAAVGILAAIPPLFIALWLQKTMVSGLTAGGSKG; encoded by the coding sequence ATGAAACAAAAAATCCGGCTCGTTTTACGTTACTTTGCGGCGCTGATGGTGGCCATTTCGATTCTTGCCCCGCTGCTGTGGATGTTCCTGATGAGCGTCAGCTCGGCGGAAGATCTGACCCGCATTCCGCTGGAATGGCTGCCGCGCCACTGGGATTTCAACCGTTATACCCGCCTGCTGACCTTACAGGCCGGAACGCCCGGTGCGCTGTTCCTGCATGCGCTCGGCAACAGTGTGCTGGTCGCCTGTGGTGCCACACTGGTGTCGTTGATGCTGGCGATACCGGCGGCCTATAGCTTCTCGCGCTATCCCGGTCGCGACGGCTGGCTGTTTGGCAGCCTGGCGATTTACATGGTTCCGCCGGTGGCGTTTGTGCTGCCGCTGTATTTCATCCTGCAACAGCTTGCGCTGCTCAATACCCATCTCGGGCTGATTCTGGTGTATTGCTCGATGATCCTGCCGTTCCTCACCTGGATGCTGAAAAACCAATTTGACGCGCTGCCGGTGGATATCGAACAGGCATCGCGTCTCGACGGGCTACGTTACTGGCAAGTATTGCTGCGCATCACCCTGCCGCTGGCAAAACCGGCGCTGGGTGCATCTGCGATGTTTGGCTGGTTGCTGGCCTGGGATGAATTTTTCTACGCCCTGCTGTTTACCAACAATATCGACGCCCAGACGCTGCCGGTCACCATCGCCGGATTCACCGCCGGGCGCGCCACTGACGACGGTCTGATTGCCGCTGTCGGGATCCTTGCGGCCATTCCGCCGCTCTTTATTGCGCTCTGGCTGCAAAAAACCATGGTCAGCGGGTTGACCGCCGGTGGCAGCAAGGGCTGA
- a CDS encoding LysR family transcriptional regulator, giving the protein MSPFSRFSQYFTEVARTGSLRKAAEVLHVSASAINRQILQAEQTLETPLFERLPTGLKLTSAGEILFDDIRRWRKEFSRTRERFDEIQGLRRGHVTISMIAALSEGMVAELIADVGAEHPYLTFDIRIEDSRNISEQVSSAEVDFGLLLDPVEHTGLEVRAFAELPIGIAMPVGHKLSQKESLSFSDIASYRQIIPSEPLMVNARARLLYNRYQLLETPSIVCNDVRMMRELIRKGAGVGVLSLLDVLPDLQEKRLAFVPLQGRSAKPLTLALCVAPRRQLSRAAQIVIQKVIVLMERLSQ; this is encoded by the coding sequence ATGTCGCCATTCTCCCGTTTTTCGCAATATTTTACCGAAGTCGCCCGAACAGGAAGTTTGCGCAAAGCGGCAGAAGTGCTGCACGTCTCGGCTTCAGCCATAAACCGGCAGATCCTGCAGGCTGAACAAACGCTGGAAACCCCGCTGTTTGAACGCTTGCCGACAGGCCTGAAACTGACCTCAGCAGGCGAAATTTTATTCGATGACATCCGCCGCTGGCGGAAAGAATTTTCCCGCACCCGCGAACGTTTCGATGAAATTCAGGGACTGCGACGCGGGCATGTCACCATCTCTATGATTGCCGCTCTCAGCGAAGGCATGGTGGCGGAACTGATTGCCGACGTGGGCGCAGAACACCCTTACCTGACGTTTGATATCCGCATCGAAGACAGCCGGAACATCAGCGAACAGGTCAGTTCAGCGGAAGTGGATTTTGGATTGTTGCTCGATCCCGTCGAACATACCGGGCTGGAAGTACGCGCTTTTGCGGAATTACCCATCGGGATTGCGATGCCGGTGGGTCATAAACTGTCGCAGAAGGAATCGTTGTCGTTCAGTGACATCGCCTCCTACCGGCAGATCATTCCCTCCGAACCGCTGATGGTCAATGCCCGCGCCAGACTGCTGTATAACCGCTATCAGTTACTGGAAACGCCGTCGATCGTCTGTAATGACGTGCGCATGATGCGCGAACTTATCCGCAAAGGGGCCGGTGTCGGCGTGCTGAGTTTGTTAGATGTATTGCCAGATTTACAGGAAAAGCGACTGGCGTTTGTGCCGCTTCAGGGCCGCAGTGCCAAACCGCTGACGCTGGCGTTGTGCGTTGCCCCGCGCCGCCAGTTATCCCGCGCGGCGCAAATTGTGATTCAGAAAGTGATTGTGCTGATGGAAAGATTATCGCAATAG
- the ydfG gene encoding bifunctional NADP-dependent 3-hydroxy acid dehydrogenase/3-hydroxypropionate dehydrogenase YdfG, with protein MIIFVTGATAGFGAEIARKFVKEGHKVIATGRRKERLDDLKAELGDALYAVELDVTNRASIEEAIASLPADWRNIDVLVNNAGLALGLEKADKASLEDWDKMIDTNTKGLVYMTRAVLPGMVERNTGHVINIGSTAGNWPYAGGNVYGATKAFVRQFSLNLRTDLHGTHVRVTNIEPGLCGGTEFSSVRFKGDDEKVSKTYDNTNPLTAADVAESVFWVSTLPAHVNINSIEMMPVSQSLAGLQVHREG; from the coding sequence ATGATTATTTTTGTTACCGGCGCAACTGCCGGATTTGGTGCTGAAATCGCACGTAAATTTGTTAAAGAAGGCCATAAAGTGATTGCTACCGGTCGCCGTAAAGAGCGTCTGGATGACCTGAAAGCCGAACTGGGAGACGCGCTGTACGCTGTTGAACTGGACGTGACTAACCGGGCTTCTATTGAAGAAGCTATTGCCAGCCTGCCTGCTGACTGGCGTAACATTGATGTTCTGGTTAACAACGCCGGTCTGGCACTCGGTCTGGAAAAAGCGGATAAAGCCTCGCTGGAAGACTGGGACAAAATGATCGACACCAACACCAAAGGGCTGGTGTACATGACACGCGCCGTGTTGCCGGGCATGGTTGAACGCAACACCGGGCATGTGATAAACATCGGTTCCACCGCAGGCAACTGGCCATACGCAGGCGGCAACGTGTATGGCGCGACCAAAGCGTTTGTGCGTCAGTTCAGTCTGAACCTGCGCACCGACCTGCATGGCACCCACGTTCGCGTCACCAATATCGAGCCGGGCCTGTGCGGTGGTACTGAATTCTCCAGCGTGCGCTTTAAAGGCGACGACGAGAAAGTCAGTAAAACCTACGATAACACTAATCCGCTCACCGCAGCCGATGTAGCCGAATCCGTATTCTGGGTATCCACCCTGCCGGCACACGTCAACATCAACAGCATCGAAATGATGCCGGTCAGCCAGTCTCTCGCCGGTTTGCAGGTACATCGCGAAGGGTAA
- a CDS encoding DUF1161 domain-containing protein: protein MKKTLLAGLAVVMFAPLMAQASCESVKADITQKIVANGLPESGFKLDIVPNDQADQAGGQVVGHCGNDSQKIVYTKTADAGDSSAASPKTGTSQDSQ from the coding sequence ATGAAAAAGACACTTTTAGCGGGTCTTGCTGTCGTTATGTTCGCACCGCTGATGGCACAGGCTTCCTGTGAAAGCGTAAAAGCTGACATTACCCAGAAAATCGTGGCAAACGGCTTGCCTGAATCAGGGTTTAAACTCGATATCGTGCCAAATGATCAGGCCGATCAGGCTGGCGGGCAGGTCGTGGGCCACTGCGGCAATGACAGTCAGAAGATTGTGTATACCAAAACCGCCGATGCGGGTGACAGTTCAGCGGCAAGTCCTAAGACCGGGACCAGCCAGGATTCACAGTAA
- a CDS encoding NCS2 family permease: MLEKLFKLKAHRTNVRTEIVAGLTTFLAMAYILFVNPSILGATGMDKGSVFVATCLAAAIGSALMGFIANYPIALAPGMGLNAFFTYTVVLHMGYTWQIALGAVFLSACIFFALSIFKIREWIIRSIPLPLRSAIAAGIGLFLALIALENAGIVIANPATLVGLGDLTKPGPLFAMLGFILIVVLEARKITGAVLIGVLAVTVLAIALGYSPFGGVMSMPPSIAPTFMQLDIKGAFNVSLISVVFAFLFVDVFDNSGTLIGVTKRAGLADEDGNIPKMGRALVADSAAALFGSLLGTSTTTSYIESAAGVSAGGRTGLTAIVVAILFLLSLFFAPLAGSVPAFATAPALLFIAVLMTSGLAEIDWKDITVAAPVTVTALTMPFTYSIANGIAFGFITWTLAKLLTGRWRELNSALIVLSILFVIKLGWLSA; the protein is encoded by the coding sequence ATGTTAGAAAAACTATTTAAGTTAAAAGCTCACCGTACTAACGTGCGGACTGAGATTGTGGCTGGACTCACTACATTTTTAGCAATGGCCTACATTCTGTTTGTTAACCCGTCTATTTTGGGCGCGACGGGGATGGATAAAGGTTCGGTTTTCGTGGCTACTTGTCTTGCTGCCGCAATCGGTTCCGCACTGATGGGCTTTATCGCCAACTACCCGATCGCACTGGCTCCGGGCATGGGTTTAAACGCCTTCTTCACCTACACCGTGGTGCTGCATATGGGTTACACCTGGCAGATCGCGCTGGGGGCCGTTTTCCTTTCAGCCTGTATTTTCTTCGCGTTATCGATTTTTAAAATCCGCGAATGGATTATCCGCAGTATTCCGCTGCCATTGCGTTCGGCCATTGCGGCGGGTATCGGTTTATTCCTGGCGCTGATTGCGCTGGAAAATGCCGGTATCGTGATCGCTAACCCGGCGACGCTGGTCGGTCTGGGCGATCTGACCAAGCCGGGGCCGCTGTTTGCGATGCTCGGTTTCATTCTGATTGTGGTGCTGGAAGCGCGTAAAATCACCGGCGCGGTGCTGATCGGTGTGCTGGCCGTGACCGTTCTGGCGATTGCGCTGGGTTATTCGCCGTTTGGCGGCGTAATGTCGATGCCACCTTCCATTGCGCCAACCTTCATGCAACTGGACATCAAAGGCGCGTTTAACGTTTCGCTGATTAGCGTGGTGTTCGCGTTCCTGTTCGTGGATGTGTTCGACAACTCCGGCACCCTGATTGGCGTGACCAAACGCGCAGGGCTGGCGGATGAAGACGGCAATATCCCGAAAATGGGCCGTGCGCTGGTCGCTGACAGTGCGGCGGCGTTGTTCGGTTCACTGCTCGGCACCTCAACCACCACCAGCTACATCGAATCCGCAGCAGGCGTGAGCGCTGGCGGACGTACCGGTCTGACGGCGATTGTGGTGGCTATTCTGTTCCTGCTGAGCCTGTTCTTCGCTCCGCTGGCAGGCAGCGTTCCGGCCTTCGCAACGGCTCCGGCTCTGTTGTTCATCGCGGTTCTGATGACGTCTGGCCTGGCTGAAATCGACTGGAAAGACATCACCGTGGCAGCGCCTGTTACCGTGACTGCGCTGACCATGCCGTTCACGTATTCCATCGCCAACGGTATCGCATTTGGTTTCATCACCTGGACGCTGGCAAAACTGCTGACCGGTCGCTGGCGTGAGCTGAATTCTGCGCTTATCGTCTTGTCGATTCTGTTTGTGATTAAACTGGGCTGGCTGAGCGCGTAA
- a CDS encoding ABC transporter ATP-binding protein yields the protein MALVELVKVAKHYGKVQVLKPLDLTIPDGSFTVLVGPSGCGKSTLLRLLAGLESLSDGDILLDKQQINNFDPADRDIAMVFQSYALYPHLTVAENMAFHMQVKKVPKAEQQAKVLQAAKVLGIDHLLKRLPKDLSGGQRQRVAMGRALVRNPKVFLFDEPLSNLDAQLRMELRAEIKSLHQQFRTTTVYVTHDQIEAMTLADNIVVMKDGFIVQQGDPLSIYDKPVNTFVARFIGSPPMNLLSGVFRNIDGQPGVNCNQLWFALPEKWALQARHAEGEPVTLGLRPHDLKPAEHSTQPAATLRLLEVTGESSLLHIDWCGFPLHVQFAGRARISASQPLYLDANREAIHLFDAQTGERLAEDLR from the coding sequence ATGGCTCTGGTAGAACTGGTAAAAGTCGCCAAACATTATGGCAAAGTGCAGGTGCTGAAACCGCTGGATCTGACCATCCCTGACGGCAGTTTCACCGTGCTGGTCGGCCCCTCGGGCTGTGGAAAATCCACCTTACTTCGCCTGCTGGCCGGGCTGGAATCCCTGTCTGACGGCGATATTCTGCTCGATAAACAGCAGATCAATAATTTTGACCCCGCCGATCGTGATATTGCGATGGTATTCCAGAGTTACGCACTGTATCCGCATCTTACCGTGGCCGAAAACATGGCATTCCACATGCAGGTGAAGAAGGTGCCGAAAGCCGAACAACAGGCCAAAGTGCTACAGGCCGCAAAAGTGCTGGGTATCGATCACTTACTGAAACGCCTGCCGAAAGATTTGTCCGGCGGTCAGCGCCAGCGTGTGGCGATGGGTCGTGCGCTGGTGCGTAATCCGAAAGTGTTTCTGTTCGATGAGCCCCTTTCCAACCTCGATGCCCAGTTACGTATGGAACTGCGCGCAGAAATCAAATCGCTTCATCAGCAGTTCCGTACCACCACGGTATATGTGACCCATGATCAAATCGAAGCCATGACGCTGGCCGATAATATCGTGGTGATGAAAGACGGTTTTATCGTACAACAGGGCGACCCGTTGTCGATTTACGATAAGCCGGTAAATACCTTTGTGGCGCGTTTTATCGGTTCACCGCCCATGAATCTGCTCAGCGGCGTCTTCCGCAATATTGACGGTCAGCCAGGTGTGAACTGTAATCAGTTGTGGTTCGCACTGCCGGAGAAGTGGGCGTTGCAGGCACGGCACGCTGAGGGAGAACCCGTCACGCTCGGCCTGCGTCCGCACGATTTAAAACCGGCAGAGCACAGTACCCAACCTGCCGCCACATTACGGTTGCTGGAAGTGACCGGAGAAAGCAGCCTGTTGCACATCGACTGGTGCGGTTTCCCGCTGCACGTTCAGTTCGCCGGACGCGCCCGTATCAGCGCCAGTCAGCCGCTGTATCTCGATGCCAACCGCGAGGCGATCCATCTGTTTGATGCCCAGACCGGTGAACGGCTGGCAGAGGATCTGCGGTAA
- a CDS encoding DUF3811 domain-containing protein: MKRLTQQDMTESEQRELKTLLDRARKAQGRELTNSENNRIKDDYIDTLMAEKEKVAAKARAEKRRNKAVPSTSATYDWTARTHPRGRR, encoded by the coding sequence ATGAAAAGACTGACCCAACAAGATATGACGGAAAGCGAACAGCGTGAGTTAAAAACACTGCTGGACAGAGCCCGTAAAGCACAGGGCCGTGAGCTGACGAATTCGGAAAATAACCGGATTAAAGATGACTACATCGATACGTTGATGGCAGAAAAAGAAAAAGTCGCTGCGAAAGCGCGGGCCGAAAAGCGCCGTAATAAAGCCGTTCCAAGCACTTCTGCAACATACGACTGGACAGCCCGCACTCATCCGCGTGGTCGTCGTTAA
- a CDS encoding YnfA family protein: protein MLKTSLLFFATALAEIIGCFLPYLWLRKGANVLLLLPAALSLAAFVWLLTLHPAASGRVYAAYGGVYVMTAMLWLRFVDGVKLSATDWLGACVALAGMLIIISGWKTA, encoded by the coding sequence ATGCTCAAAACGTCTTTACTGTTCTTTGCGACCGCACTGGCAGAAATCATTGGCTGCTTTTTACCTTATCTCTGGCTGCGCAAAGGGGCAAATGTGCTGCTGTTATTACCTGCGGCGCTCAGCCTGGCGGCGTTTGTCTGGTTGCTGACATTGCATCCGGCGGCAAGCGGCAGGGTGTATGCGGCTTACGGCGGGGTTTATGTTATGACTGCCATGCTGTGGCTGCGGTTTGTCGATGGCGTGAAGCTCAGCGCCACCGACTGGCTGGGCGCATGTGTGGCTCTGGCGGGGATGCTGATCATCATTTCTGGCTGGAAAACGGCGTGA
- a CDS encoding carbohydrate kinase family protein, with protein sequence MTTKPLTRATLYVTGNINVDLIMSTLHEWPKKGTEAMLESSSLRPGGSAGNCALALSALGSPFRLVANQGNDQFSGWLAGMFPESASRWPTCDCETSLTFGVTHPDHERTFFSNQGHIVRLSMQDVLGQIPETAQAGDWVLLCGTWLCTALYTDYPQLLAALKQRGYQVAVDSGWPPEDWSDALREQAAKWLPFCDALLLNEVETLGLADATTLDAAALTLLEQMADNAFCVAKCGPEGARLWAKNLTLHQHAEPVGVVDTIGAGDSFNAGFLSALIYGLPPATALQWGVRVAGCAISSSPRRYPDWQSLFGLVEKI encoded by the coding sequence ATGACAACAAAACCTCTGACCCGCGCCACGCTGTATGTGACGGGCAATATCAACGTGGATTTGATCATGAGCACGTTGCACGAATGGCCGAAAAAAGGCACGGAAGCGATGCTCGAAAGCAGTTCACTGCGCCCCGGCGGGTCGGCGGGAAACTGCGCGCTGGCACTCTCTGCGCTCGGTTCCCCTTTTCGTCTGGTGGCAAATCAGGGCAATGACCAGTTCAGCGGCTGGCTGGCAGGTATGTTCCCGGAAAGCGCCTCACGCTGGCCGACCTGCGATTGCGAAACCTCGCTGACCTTTGGCGTGACACATCCTGATCACGAAAGAACATTTTTCAGCAATCAGGGACATATAGTTCGTTTATCCATGCAGGACGTTCTGGGGCAAATCCCTGAAACGGCACAGGCCGGAGACTGGGTATTGCTGTGCGGCACCTGGCTGTGTACCGCGCTTTACACTGACTATCCGCAACTCCTGGCAGCGCTGAAACAGCGTGGTTATCAGGTGGCTGTCGACAGTGGCTGGCCGCCGGAAGACTGGAGCGATGCGTTACGTGAACAGGCGGCAAAATGGCTGCCATTCTGCGATGCGCTGCTGCTCAATGAAGTCGAAACACTCGGGCTGGCCGACGCCACCACACTGGACGCCGCCGCGCTGACGTTGCTGGAGCAGATGGCGGATAACGCCTTTTGCGTGGCGAAATGCGGGCCGGAGGGTGCGCGTCTGTGGGCCAAAAATCTGACGCTGCATCAGCACGCCGAACCGGTCGGGGTGGTCGATACCATCGGTGCCGGAGACAGTTTTAATGCCGGGTTTTTATCCGCGCTGATTTATGGCCTGCCGCCTGCCACGGCGCTGCAATGGGGAGTTCGCGTTGCCGGTTGTGCCATCAGCAGTTCCCCGCGCCGTTACCCTGACTGGCAATCACTTTTTGGCCTTGTGGAGAAAATCTAA